In Chitinophaga oryzae, the sequence GATCAAAAAAGCATCGTAATTAGACAATATCGCGGTACAATTACGCGTATAGAAAATATTAAAAGACCAGTCCGCTCATATAATTCCCGTTAACCTGTTAAACAATGCACTGAACACCTGTTTTGCCACGTTGTTTGGCAACAGGAGCGCCTAGGCTGATGAATATTGAACCCCTGGCGTATAGGATACAGGGGAACTAAAAAGGTTACACCACACGATAGCCGTGGTGTAACCTTTCCTTTTTTCATGCATGGTAGTTGATCGACGGATTAATGATACAGGTAATTTAATGCAATGATATCATTGGCATTAAAGGTACGGTTACCACCGTTGGAGCAGGACAGCATCCAGGAGTTGGCATCCGGATAGCTGGGAGTGCCCGGCAGGTATACAGCGCCTACCCCGCCATCGCCTTCGTCTATCGGGTCGCCGCCGCAGCTGTAGGAACGGTCCATATAGTCCGTATGGCGCATGCCGATGCAGTGTCCTATTTCATGCTGGATCACAGAGCCTACGTACTGTACGTTCGGGTTGCTGCCGTAGGCATACGGGTGGGTGTTCATCTCTATAAGGTCAAAAGGATCGCCGGCATCGGTAGGGAAACCGGATGACCCCAAAGTAATATAACCACCAACAGGCCCTTCATAGAAACCCTGGATGGTGATATCTGCGCTACCGCTGGTAACACGCTGAAACCGGAGGCTCAGGTTTAACGCGTTGTAACGCTGGATGGCCAGATCGGTGCCTTGTACAAAGGCGGTGCCTAAACCGGTGACCTTCACGGTGATCACGCGCGGCAGGCTGACTACCAGGTTATTGGTGGAATACTGTTCTGTTTTGGCAACTCTTACTTTATTGATG encodes:
- a CDS encoding M57 family metalloprotease, with the protein product MKNQAFFLLICLLAGSIFTSCQKDNKQSSTEKPDVSNEVLAQIKAKGFSTRNVHAVKGGYLVEGDIFLSTKDLSKKTPINKVRVAKTEQYSTNNLVVSLPRVITVKVTGLGTAFVQGTDLAIQRYNALNLSLRFQRVTSGSADITIQGFYEGPVGGYITLGSSGFPTDAGDPFDLIEMNTHPYAYGSNPNVQYVGSVIQHEIGHCIGMRHTDYMDRSYSCGGDPIDEGDGGVGAVYLPGTPSYPDANSWMLSCSNGGNRTFNANDIIALNYLYH